AAATGTTCTATACTGCCACTATCCCAATCAGTATCATCATAGGGACCAAAAAAATAACCAAGAATGAGCTTTAGTAATGAAGGGTGGCCAGTGCCACCATTTAAAGTAGAGAAAGCAAGATCATATAGATtgttaaaaacaaagaaaggaatTTGATTCTCAAGTAACAACAAATCCCATCTTAAGTATTCATCTAACCATGGGAATAATGAAATTGAATCATCTTCCTTACTCTCCTCAGAAGGGAACCTGAGTAAAAGCTCCAATATGAAGCAACAATCTACCAGTATCAGCATAACATGTTCTTCTTTACTTAGCTTGATGTCATCTGAGTAACAAGCACGAACCAGTGGCTCGAGCTCTTGCACGCAACTCACAAAACTTTCCAAGCTCTTCGTCTCGGATCTTGCAATGAATTGTCTGCAATATATTCTTTTCTGGTCCTCCATCTTTAGCAACTTTTGATCTCCATGGTGAAAAGGACCAATGGAAAAAGCTCTAGGAGTGTATGCATCTGCATTTGAGCTGCGGATCTCATGGGGCACCCTGTAGATGCAGCATTCATCTCTAAAGAGAGGCTGTGCCTTCTCCAACATTTCATTAATCTCCATTGCAACATCATTAGGATTATGACTCTCATGATCTTCCATCTATTATGATTATGGTTACTACAGGGAATAAAATTTGAGACAAAGTTTAAAAGCATGGAGAAGGACTTAAAAGAAGCTAGTGTGGAGTGGTCTTCTTAGaataacaatataaaagaaTGTTTTATTATGTCTTGAATCTGtcttttaaaaagaaaaaacaaaagtgACACAAATGGAAAACTGAACAATTAATTGGTGGCTTATATATACAATTGTTAAAGCTTTCACTCAACAAATCATTCTGCTTAGACCAATTTAAAATGCTTATTAAAGGTGAATCAAGGTATCATGAATGCTCTTTAAAACTTTGCCAAAATAGCAAGTTATCCtgattttattagttttatattACATCATGCAAAGTTGTATTTTAATCCTCACTaataaatagattttttttttaaatctgtAAACTGTAATGATTCTTTCTCATGTTTTTAGTTTATTGTGAATTAATTATTGAAGGCTTTCTCCCCATGTGATTAATCACAGTTTTTAAACATTTCTTTCTCCTGTTCATATGACCGTCTCGTTTTATTCTCTTGTGTTGGAAGAAATCAAAATTGAGTGATATCTCACAAATTGGTGGGCATATGTAGGAGACCAATACTTTAAAATTACTAGCACATTCAAGCAGTCATATGTTTGTGAAATTAAGACACcagtttgttatttttctttttcttttcttctttttttgagTGCAATTTGGAGGTCTAAGTTCTGACTACTGCTATATACAATATACATGTTCATAACAAACATTTCAATTCTTGCAAATTACAAAGATATCAAATCTACCACACCATATTGAGCATTGAACATATAATCATCCACAACACAAATATTAATCTAGTACTAGTGTACTACTTGGAGAATGGAAAATACTGTCTGAATAACAGTGAGAATAAGCAGAAAAATTCCAGCAATGGAAGCCACTGTCTTCCATGGAGTGTTGCAGTAATCGCGCTTCAAAGTTGCTACTTTTCTGTTCCAAGGGTGATTGCAGAAAGTGTTCAACTCTTCAGAAATGTGGAAATATTGCTCATTAAAATCTGGATACAGAATATTCACTGCAAGACCATTGAACATTTCAGCCACTGCATTGCTATCACCTAACCAATTCTCAATTATTCCTTTCTTAATCAGCAAATCTACATCTTTGTCCGTGTTGATAAGGAAATCAAAGACAGCAATGTAGTCAGCGAGATAGGATTCGTCGATGCAGTGGCATTGCTCAAAAGCTAACAAATTTCTCAAAACAACTTCAGTCCAATCCTCCACTCTAATAAATGGGATTCTAAAACTATGACCTGAAATTTCCAAGTCTAGTAAGCAGTGAGTATTTTTGTTTATCTCAAACTTCACACCAGCTTCATTCAACTTAGTTGCACTATAAATGTGTGTTAACTTTGCTCCTCTTGAGCGTGTAGAGGCTGATGGTTGGAACAAGTGAGAGGATATTAATAGAAGCTTTCTTGATAGATCTGTGAAATGAGATATTCTACCAACATTGGATAAGAATATCCCAAGATCACTACCAGAAATGATACTATCAGAAGGAACTATAAAAAGAAGAGTGAGACTTAGTAATGAAGAATGGCTTGGGTTGCCACTATTCAATGTAGAAGGAAAAGCTAGATTGTAAAGCTTCTCAAGAATAAAGAAAGGGACTTGATTCTCCTGCAACAACAAATCATAGTGTATGCATCTGCATTTATTTTGCGGATCTCATGGGGCACCCTGTAGATGCAGCATTTTATCTGTAAAGAGAGGCTTTGCCTTCTCCAACATTGCTTTAATCTTCATTGCAACGCCATTAGGATTCTCATCTCCCATCTATTATGATTATGGTAAGTGCATGGAATAAAATTTGAGACAAAAATCAAAGGATAAGAGAAAGGACTGCAAAAGAAAAACACACCATAATGCAATGAAAGAGAATCTAGTATGGTGGTTGAACAATTATTGGTGGCCGCCACCCCAGTTCCTTTCCCTAATATTAGTGGCTGATAATTTTCCAGAACCTTGAGACTTGAGTCAACGCCAATTATTGTCTTTTAAGATGTTAATCTAACAAGGGTCTTGCTAACAATGTGTACTGAAatttctattattatgtattaaaaGTGGGTGCTTAATACTCAAGATAACTAAATCCATCTCATAAATATTACAATACTTTTTAACTACTTTACTACTTTACCAACTTCTTCGCCAAATGCCATTGATACATTTCATCCTCAATAAAGCAGGAAAAATCAAAGGCTTTGCCACTTAACATTGAACAAGATTGGAATTAAGGTCAGGTATATTTCCTTTTCATGAAAAATCTCTGTCTTCCCTTGTGGATTGGTTCTGCCTGATTAATTCTTGAGTTTATGCTATAACAAATAATTTcttgtaataaaaaattaggaagtaaagaaaatcaaaatttaacCCGGGAAGTGTGATGAAACAAGCTCATGTTTCCTTGATACAATTACAGAGAAGGGAGCTGTCATAGGCAGTGATCTTCAATAATTACATAACATAGTggccctatatatatataatatataggcTATACATGTTCATAACAAACATTTCAATTCTTCCAATATACAAATATATCAGAGTGCATCCTTTGGAATACTCTTGAATACTCTTAAACATTTCAATCATCCCATCTATTATACTCTTGAATACTGTCACTGTTTTTTTAACAGTGTTCACTAAATTGTAACACTATTAGTGATTCAATTccaaaaaagaaattatttttttattttctcacttCTTATTAATCACTTTTGGTTTTTAAAAGAgtgtataaaaaatatatacacatataacatttttcaaaaggtcatggtcttttttttatttatttatatattttttcattttctgtcATGCTATGTAAATAGCACAATCTGATCCCAAAAGACAGGAGGAAAACAAAAAGAGGAAATCACATCAGTAACACCAACAACTaatctaattttctttttgaattttcattttgCACCCACTATTTTATGCTATTGATTGCATATTGATATCTATATAATGAACTGTGAAAATTTGGTGGGAAAATTAACTCAATTACACCGGCCATAATTAAGTTACATAAGTCAAATCAAACATAAGTTGGATCCACAGTTCCACACTAACTCCAAAATGAGACACATCGAGTGTGTCCAAAAATAATGTCACCTACTTACGTTatatgactttttttttttccaagaTCATATTTTTCACccctttttcacaaacacatttGCCTCCAATTCCATTCCAAAACAAAAGCTTCTTACTTTTGTTTTGGGTTCTCTTCCAAATCTGCAATTTCAAAACTTTCAGAGCCGTGTGACCTTCTGGGTACGATTACCAACTCTGTATTCAACTTTATGATCATTTATGCgtttttcttttccatcttAAGATCTAaaaaagtgtttttttttttttttgggaataAAAGTACTAATCTGTTACGAGTAATGTGAAGcatttttattgaattgaaagtattttccccctttttttattataatttatttattctagtTCAAGTTTGGTTTTTTTGTCTTTAGTGAAATGCTCTTTGAAGCTGGATTCAGTTTTAACCCTTCTATGGATTCTGCTTTTATGGATAGTTTTTGGAGATTTGATTCATCTCCATCCTTTCTGTTTTCTGGATGAACTCTTTTTCCAtttgattctttttcttttttctttttttttgtccCCCTTCAAAATCACGGACACTGATTGTAGTTGAGTTGGCATTCTTATCCTTAGGTTATGATGTGTGGTTCATGAGTAttgtgtgtgtatgtgtgtgtgtatCTACATCTTTTATGTTGTAGTCCTGTTTTTGTAGAGATCATGATCCACAGTCTACAATGGTTGAAGTTAGATATCTGCACTTTTcactaatttaataatatgaacttttttataaaaagcTTTCTGGTTTATCTTTTCATAAAAAAGGATTTCTTGTTTTTTAGCATAAAACATATTGAAGCCAAGTCCATCAGTTcacattatttattttgattagaATTTTTCTGTTCTCTTGTTATTGATTTGATGCTGAACTAATTTCATGTATTTCTATCACTTTTTCCCCCAATCTTGACATGGTATATGGAAGATGAAAACTACATGTTAGTATAGGAGAATTTTAATCACATTATGACTTGAATTTTAACATACCATTTACATCTGAATTCATTGGTGACATCAAATGTGCAACAGATTATTGATAAATCTTCCAGGAGTATCCATTTTCAAAGACTAGAACAATTTTGGATCGTTTATTGGTgctaagaagaagaaaatgccTCAGAATCTAGAAGGTATTAAGGGTGGAGGAGGATCCATCAAGCTAGGAACCACCGGAACAATCGGTTCCTTAATGACAAGGGAATTGAATCAAATCTCTTCAACACCACACAAACAAGTACCTTCAAGAACTAAGCACAGAACACTTCCTGTTTCGGTTGCCTGCAGTAGTGCAACGCCGAAAAGACTACAACCAAGAAAATCATCAGATGAAGCAAGTAGCAGTGGAGGCAGTAAAAGCACAAATACAAACCATAGATTCCCCAGTAAGGCAGTGCAGAAAACAAAATCTAGTGGCAGAAGTACACACAGAATTCCAATACTTGGTTATGATAACTTCCCAGTCGACCGAAGTCCTGCCAGGGAGAAGAATGATAAGAAGATACCTAACATTGTTGAAGTTGTGGACATAAGATGTGGGAATGCAGATAAGGCTTGGGCTACTCCTTTAGCAAGTCGTCTTAAGAAGCTTGGTTTCTCAAAGCTCTCAGAGAGCATAATTTAAACCTTGGTTAATCTAAACCTGAAAATTTTGTATCTCTGACTTCAGATTCCTGTAACTGAAAGCAGAGGTGGTACCATTTGGCCTATTGTTGTTTGATACATCCACCATAGAACACATGCTAGATAGGAGCTTGCTGCTACTTGTCCGCTTTTTCTTCGTACTTTCAACTGGGGACACAATTGTGGTTGCTCTAGAGTTTGTGCTAACTGAGGAACCAACTTCTGTAATTTGAGATTTGCTCCTATATGACCTGTCTTGGGAATTTGATTCGATCCGGCTGAAGTACTCGATTTCTTGCATTATAAGAGATGCTACTGTACCTCTGGTGCCTATTTGCAATGGTGCAAATTCTGCAGTTACTTTCATGTCATTTGTGGCAATGGTAGTGGATTTGTGCATGATTTGTTTGGTTGAGAGAAGGGTTGTTTGTGGTTTTGTCCTAGTTGGGAGACTGCAGAGACTCTGAGGCATTTTTCTTTAGATTTCAAGAAGATGTGGTTTCACAAGAATCCTTCACCTTTTGCTCTCTCTATATAAAGTGCATGGCATATATGTAAATGACATGATCACTGCTTTCATGTGCTTTCagttaagaaaaaaagaaatggAAATGTCTAACTAACTATACCACCCTTTTAACTACTTTAAGTTTCATCAACATGCTCCTAGGAACATGACAGGTCCATTATATTGGACTCTTTTTCAGTGTTGAGTGGATGAGATAGGATGATTCATGTGAAAGGTAAAAGTGTAGCTTTATCTTTCCACTACTTTTTAAGTAGGTGGTTGTTGCAATTTGGTGTCTTCAATAGCAAGGAAGAGATAGTAGGCTAACTATATAGTTTTCAGTGCttttttttcatgttttggtATGATGTTGTTTTGGTTAGCTTTATCTATTTTGTGATTTGTTTCTATATTGGGTGCTACTTGAGGAGTTTGAGGACttattttgctttgtttaccAAATCTGTGTTTATCATTGAGTTCTACTTTTACTTTGAAGTAATTCATAAACACTTGTTagtaaaataaaccaaaatgcagCAGAATTCATCTTACTCCATGAATTCTAAGTTTGTTGTCAATCATGTTGTTCATGTATTTTGATTTAGTCTAAAGGCCCAATATCCAATGTAATACATTTTAATTTCACAGTATTTTATGCTAGCACATATTCCAAGCTCAATAAACACTAGTTATAAAAGTATTTACATATTACTTATCAAAGGAAGTTTCTTATAAGAATAAAATGGACTCAAAAGTCAAAATGGTGGTTCTATAGGATCATTTTCAGGATTTTATCACATGTAACCGTCGTAGTAGTTAGAATCTCGATTTaacttttaaaatcttttgatATTACAATTTTGAATGcgttaatcaattttaaaaaatttcgaaTGATTCGGATGATTTTACAATTTAAATATCACTACGATTTTAATATTCTACCTTACTTGTAACAACTCTTGTTGGCAATTTCACTTTACATCCTTGCTTCCCTTTATTCTAGTATGGACACAGCCGGAAAAGGAGACAGAAAACTCTGAAGAACTTGTGCCTTTACTCTCCAGAAACCACCACCGTTGGTCCCTTGGTGGACCCTCTTTCAGGGAGTTTGGTGGTGTCAATCACGTGTAGTTTGTTTATACTTGTACCCTTTTTAGGAACTAGATTCCATTTCACAAGATGACTAAGAACATAAAGTGTAACAAACCAAAAACTAAGAAGTGTCATTGGTCTAGTTCCTTGCTATTTTATCCATTTCGTGGATTCTAAGGATACATAGGAGTAGATGGGGACAACTTGGAACTAGTAAGTGAAAGTGTTTTATCATGTAATTAGATATTTATGTTTGTAAAAAGCCAATTAAGATAACAAAcgaatatattaaatatttttgtcaatACAACATTATATGATATGTAAAACTTTTGTTTGTAGTTTGTACTAACagtgtataaaaattaaatcctaaatCATATGGGATATAATAATTTCATTCAATTCGCATGGCCGACCACAGTTGATCAAAGaaaactttatttttgtttatcatgGCTATTTAAAGTATTGACAAAAACACTTCTGATACTTGAAATCATTTATAATCTAAATCAATATTATAAATATGATCAACCTTTCATTCTATAATTCCATTATGTTTCATCAACAAAAGAGGAACGATGAAGATAGCTGAAAACATATACCAGTTATGTCACCAAATATGGGTAGCTTATACTTGAACATAGCTTCCATCAAGGATTGGTATTTGTTACATACAAGACTGTATACTATTATTAGTAAAtataatacaaaagaacaaaacATGATGCAACTCAATTGGATTATAGGTATAAGCTACTACTTAAaataaagctcaagaagcttcTTGAAAGTGTCAAATACACTTGTGAAGGGATTAAGTGCAATAGGGGCCTTAAGTTCAAGATCAGGAAACTGGTTTATTAGTGCCTGCTGCATTCCAGGCATGGACATCATAGCTGCCAGCTGACTGTTCGACATTACTTCGCAATCTTGAGGCGTGTCTTTGATCTTGCTTGAATCATATCCAAAGTTTTCCAAGTAAGCTTTGTACTTCTCTATGAATTCAGGTCCAGGGTTAGGTGTTCTTGAGTATATCTGTAGTATTCAAAACCAGAAAATGAATCCCAATAAAAAAAGATTGACATAACATATAGGGTAAATTACACCGAAGTCTACTAAGATTAGAAGATATTAAACATGAATACATGATACAATTCTATTTGGACGAGTGAATGCTAACCTTTCTGAgatttaaattatatgatattgAGTACTTTTGTTATAAGAGTAGTATAATTTAATATGCATTGCTGAGACTTAAGCAATTTCTAAAGCATTATTGTTATTTAAGAAATCTGCATTCCTGATACTTGAGCAATTTCTAAGCATTATTGttatttcagaaaactctaTTCTACTCAACTAAATAATGATGAAACCAACTTGGTTTGATTGAGTGAGTTCGCTTAAACAAGCGTCGAGAGTTCAAATCTCGTCTTAATGTATGTGCAGTTAGACAATgacaaacccttaaatggagtTCAGATCCGTGACAGATTAGTATTTAGCCTTTGAATTCGGATATGTCATGGGAAAACAAATGACGAAAAGTACTTGAAATGGGCTATATTTATGCAGTTGACTAATACCTGAACAAAACTAGTGTCCTTTGCTCCTGAAACAAGAGCAAAATTGTCATAATCAGTAGCAATGACATCATAAGGTTCCTTAGGGATGAATGGCAATGTAGGAAAGCGGAGATAGCATTTTTCTTTAATCATTTCCTGCTTCTCTAGGTCAGTTGCATTTTTCTGCAAATCATCTTCTGATAGACATTGAACTCTCCCCCTAATTCCGGTTATATATCCATTAGGGCCTCCATGAACGCAAAATGTATCAACTTGAATAGCCTTAGCTTCCCTATCAAATGTATATACACCCTGAAATGTCATTAGTACATAATATCAAGAACTTTATGGATGCCAAAGAAACATAACAACCCAAGTAAATGACAGAGTTTATGTCTAAGATGCACTAGAATGTTATCATGGTTCATGAATGACATAATTGAACTCATTTCCAATAAACAATCAAAATTGAGAACCTTACGTTCTGTCTATCCCTTAGAATTCAATGATTGTTAACAAGTTAACAATATAATCTTCCTAAATTGCACACCTGAGTACAATGGCAGTCTTCTTGACCTTGACCGGCAAATCCTCGTTTAAGCGAAGCGACTTCAAACCATCTTCCTGAATACCTTACAGGATCAAAATTCTTGGCTGTCATACCTCTCATCATCATTAGGTTCGCACCTTTTCCATCAGAATCATTCTCAAAGGGTAGGGCAACTGAATTTTCACTAGCATTGGCAAGCTGGCATATATTTTGTTGATGAAAAAAATCTGTAGCAGCAGACTGTTCATGAAATAAGAAGGTAAATCCACCCTTTTATATGAACTTCAATAAGGCAAAAAATCAAAATgttgaatataaaaaattaaaacatccAAGAGTGAAGTAGCTCCACAAAAAGATTTTAGCAGCTCTAAAACTAAAATCTGAATGCAATCTCATAACAAGAAACCTGAGATGGTGTAGGAGAGAGAAGTATGAAGGAAGCAGCAAGGCCAGATAACAAAACTTTCTTGGTCAGAACCACCTTACTACTCCTCCTCAGCTCCAATGAACACTTCAAATATGCTCCTCTTCCTGTTCCTGAAACCTTCCTGCATCATATGCAACCATAATTTCACCATATTTGGACACACTTCAAATGCACAACACTAAATATTTATATCTTCCATTATAGACAGATGATGGCAATTACACAAACAGGTAAGGTGCAACCTTAAAAATTCATAGAGCATATAAGAATTAACAAGTAAAATTCACTCCACAATAATGGGAAACAAGATCACTAGAATAAATGTTGTTACCAAGATGTAGGAGGATAAGATGAACAGTGAAGTAGATGTGATGATGCTAGAAGAACCTCTACCATGTCTTTGCCTTTCTCACTTCACTCTCTTGTCCCATTTCTCATGATCTTTCTCTTTCTACTCTTCTACTGCTTTTTAGTTTTTAGCAATGTCAAACATCATTTTCCGAGGTTTCATTTTCAAACTGGGCCTCCATGTTTTAAATTTGGGCTTTTAAGGCCCAATAAACGTTTTATTCTTTTAACAACTTAAGCCctaaaccgaaaaaaaaaaaacaacttaAGCGGTTAAGCCTAAACTCTTACACCAAGAAAAACATTAAAACACTTAACCTAACCCAAAGAAAAACAGTCTTTCTTTAATAATGTTATGAAACTTGGATTAATGGTCAACATGGTCAACAAAAGATACAACTGTGAATTATTTTGATCATGCTATCAGTTAAATGATAATgtaacatatttaaaaaaatataaatataatattttacaaAATGATAATGGttcctaatttattttttaggcTGCATTTAGTTTTTGAGAATATGACAAGACAAAACACTAAGAACAAGATATAAAACACATAgatataaaatttagttttcttGTATTCTGTTTGATAATAAAGtagaataaattatgaaaatctaatttattctcatttttttcattgaaaaaatttaagaaaaatttaataataaaaggtacgattataaaaaaataacaaaaataataaacgaaaaaataagttgtgtgaCTTGTGTCCCTTATTAGTGTCTTTATGTCGTTCCTATTAGAATagacacaaaatatactaaTCAATGTCTTTGGATATAATATCTCTGTTCATGTCTCATTTACCAAATACGATTTTGTATTTCTGTATCTTTATCATCCTATCCCTGTGAGTAAATGCAGTC
The Arachis stenosperma cultivar V10309 chromosome 7, arast.V10309.gnm1.PFL2, whole genome shotgun sequence genome window above contains:
- the LOC130940794 gene encoding uncharacterized protein LOC130940794, giving the protein MPQNLEGIKGGGGSIKLGTTGTIGSLMTRELNQISSTPHKQVPSRTKHRTLPVSVACSSATPKRLQPRKSSDEASSSGGSKSTNTNHRFPSKAVQKTKSSGRSTHRIPILGYDNFPVDRSPAREKNDKKIPNIVEVVDIRCGNADKAWATPLASRLKKLGFSKLSESII
- the LOC130939229 gene encoding uncharacterized protein LOC130939229; this encodes MGDENPNGVAMKIKAMLEKENQVPFFILEKLYNLAFPSTLNSGNPSHSSLLSLTLLFIVPSDSIISGSDLGIFLSNVGRISHFTDLSRKLLLISSHLFQPSASTRSRGAKLTHIYSATKLNEAGVKFEINKNTHCLLDLEISGHSFRIPFIRVEDWTEVVLRNLLAFEQCHCIDESYLADYIAVFDFLINTDKDVDLLIKKGIIENWLGDSNAVAEMFNGLAVNILYPDFNEQYFHISEELNTFCNHPWNRKVATLKRDYCNTPWKTVASIAGIFLLILTVIQTVFSILQVVH
- the LOC130942099 gene encoding UPF0481 protein At3g47200-like, with the translated sequence MEDHESHNPNDVAMEINEMLEKAQPLFRDECCIYRVPHEIRSSNADAYTPRAFSIGPFHHGDQKLLKMEDQKRIYCRQFIARSETKSLESFVSCVQELEPLVRACYSDDIKLSKEEHVMLILVDCCFILELLLRFPSEESKEDDSISLFPWLDEYLRWDLLLLENQIPFFVFNNLYDLAFSTLNGGTGHPSLLKLILGYFFGPYDDTDWDSGSIEHFTDLLRTFHLKQSISPLSRNKETLPFLKSAIQLHEAGVKFKVINKRSLCLLDLKFSGRTLEIPQIELEDKTEIWLRNMVALEQCYYPDESYITDYTAVLDYLINTEKDVDFLVNKGIIINWLGDSKAVAKLFNGLGKNIIHETFNAEYLRICKDLNDFCEHPCLRKVATLRRDYCNTPWKTVASVAGIALLILTVIQTACSIIQVVQGFSK
- the LOC130940642 gene encoding chloroplastic lipocalin gives rise to the protein MVEVLLASSHLLHCSSYPPTSWKVSGTGRGAYLKCSLELRRSSKVVLTKKVLLSGLAASFILLSPTPSQSAATDFFHQQNICQLANASENSVALPFENDSDGKGANLMMMRGMTAKNFDPVRYSGRWFEVASLKRGFAGQGQEDCHCTQGVYTFDREAKAIQVDTFCVHGGPNGYITGIRGRVQCLSEDDLQKNATDLEKQEMIKEKCYLRFPTLPFIPKEPYDVIATDYDNFALVSGAKDTSFVQIYSRTPNPGPEFIEKYKAYLENFGYDSSKIKDTPQDCEVMSNSQLAAMMSMPGMQQALINQFPDLELKAPIALNPFTSVFDTFKKLLELYFK